The genomic DNA AAGCCTTTGAGACCATGTTCCAGGAGTCCAGCATCTCTGACGGTCAGTTCTGCTGTCTTTGATATTTGAAGCACCTTTTACTTCTAGGTGTTATCTTCTAATATCCACAGACACCCTCTTGTAGGATGTAATGagattgttaaatcttgactttATCGTTCTTGTTAGAGGTGGAAAAGGAGCTTGGCAAGAAAGGGAAGAAGGCCATATTAGGCCCCATCCAGCAGGCTCCACAGCTGCCCACCAAAACCAGAACACTTCGCAAAAACATGGACAACCGGGACGGAGACAGTCCAGGTAAGATGCACTCACACCCACTGCTTCTACTGCCCATGTTGCTGAAATTTTATAAaatagtgttgttgtttttttgaatgTCCAGTTTCCTAAAATATGTTGCAGTTTGATAATAATTAGttgtaagtattttatttttcttcatcacTGATGTTTTCCTGGTTCTTCCTCAGATCTGGTGGACCCGGAGGTAGCCGTGTCGTCACCCATGCTCCCCAGAAAAGAGCGCCCCCTCCTGGACAGTAACCTGAATGAGGATGACCGTCTCATACCCAAAGACAAGGACAAGACACGTGGCAGTGGCTTTCTAAGTctcataaagaaaaagaaaaagaatgcaCCAGCTCCGCCCAAACGCAGCTCCTCTTTCAGAGAGATGGACATCCACCACGACAAGAGGGGCGTTACTCCAGATCCTCGAGAAGGCGACAGCTTCAACAACGGTGCATCTTTGGCTGtcaatgacatcacacatgGCCTAGACTCTGCAAAGTTCCTGGGTCCTAACAATAACGGGGCAGGGGGCATCACCAACGGGGCTCCCACCTACCCAGGACCATTATTTCCCAGGAAGAAGGGAGTTCCTGCAGTGCCTGGCCCAGGAGGAAAAGCAGCGACAACACCACCCAGCGAGGAGGAAACCATGTCTAACTCAAAGCGTTTTCTCTGGTCCTCCAGCATGCCCACCGGCTCAGATGGCACTGAATGGAAGTCTGTCACACTGCCGCGAGACCTCGGCCAGCGCCACTTTGACTCAGGCACATTCGGGGGCAAGCCAGCTCTGCCTCGCAAGAGAACCAGTGAGCAAAAAGGGGAAAATGCCCCTCGAATGGGCACGCTGACTCCTCCGCCACGTCTGAACACGTCATCGGATGTTTCCTCTGCCTTCTTAGGCAAAGACACTGATCCCAGTCCTGGTTCAAGTCCCCAGGCATTAACACCCAAGGTGGTCAGGAGACCAGGGTTGCCGGGACTGGAGAACTCCAAGACCAGCGCTCTGCACGCTGAGCTCCTGAAGCCCAATGTGTTCCCTGCTTTAGGGGCAGCTGGAGAAGAGTGCAGGGCCCGCAGAAACAAGCACTCTGGGGACTCTGGCAGGGAAAGAGGAAAGTTACAGAAACCCAAGCCAgctccacccccaccccccaccaaTTCCAAAACAGGCAAGAGTTCCCGCAGTCCCACTCAAGAACTCCCTTCCTCCTTATCCACCTCAGATATCAAAGCTAAGGGTCTCCCCTCTGTCTCAGAGCCGCACCATACAACCACTGCCAGTGACCAAGCCCGCTCACCCCTCAGTGAGGGCTCCAAGAAGCTGCCTGTGGGCTCCACCTCCAAACCTCAACCGTTAAAGACCTCCACCTCGTCTTCTTCAGTGACCACCTCCCTCTCCAGCCAGAGCCTAGGAGGCTTCCCTTCCTCCCTCACCTCCCCCGGGGACCTGAGCTCACCCACTGCCTTCATCCCGCTAGTGAACACCCGGCGCTCCCTCCGCAAAACTGCACCCCGCCAGGCTTCCGAGCGCACCCCCAACTCAGCTGTGACGCGCGAGATGGTGCTGGAAGGCACCGAGCTGCTCCGTGCTGCCATTTGCCGCAACTCGGAGCAGACCGGCAGCCACAGCGCCGTGCTAGAGGCCGGAAAGAACCTGTCCAAGTACTGCGTGAGCTTCGTCGACTCCATACAGCAGATGAGGAACAAGTTCGCCTTCCGCGAGGCCATCAACAAGCTTGAGAGCAGCCTGCGCGAGCTGCAGATCTGCCCCACCGCCACAGGGGGCGCCAACGCACAGCAGGACTTCAGCAAGCTGCTGTCCTCTGTCAAAGAGATCAGTGACATTGTTCAGAGGTAGCGCCATAAAATCTTAAACTACAAAGACGTAAAACTGATATGAACTGTATCTTACACTACCCTTTTTTCTGAGCATGCGCATGAACGGTCAGCGCCGAGCTCGTGTCGGGGATCTGAGGGTAAAGTCTGCGGGAGAGCAGCGGCAGAGTGTAGGTTTTACACTACAGTACACTCTGACACACTTAAGCCTGTGGTTTTTGTGGATGGACTCAAAGGAATCTCTCTGTCGATGTCGTCAGACAGAGTTTGCAATATTGAAAAGCCTTAACCATGACCGAACTGTGTCTTT from Centropristis striata isolate RG_2023a ecotype Rhode Island chromosome 19, C.striata_1.0, whole genome shotgun sequence includes the following:
- the abl1 gene encoding tyrosine-protein kinase ABL1 isoform X1 translates to MGQQPGKFVGEQRRPSLPAFIKGGRRESSRHGTQPCNVFAVHEALQRPDFESQGLTEAARWNSKENLLAGPSENDPNLFVALYDFVASGDNTLSITKGEKLRVLGYNHNGEWCEAQTKNGQGWVPSNYITPVNSLEKHSWYHGPVSRNAAEYLLSSGINGSFLVRESESSPGQRSISLRYEGRVYHYRINTASDGKNLFLLQLYVSSESRFNTLAELVHHHSTVADGLITTLHYPAPKRNKPTIYGVSPNYDKWEMERTDITMKHKLGGGQYGEVYEGVWKKYNLTVAVKTLKEDTMEVEEFLKEAAVMKEIKHPNLVQLLGVCTREPPFYIITEFMTHGNLLDYLRECNREEVNAVVLLHMATQISSAMEYLEKKNFIHRDLAARNCLVGENHLVKVADFGLSRLMTGDTYTAHAGAKFPIKWTAPESLAYNKFSIKSDVWAFGVLLWEIATYGMSPYPGIDLSQVYELLEKDYRMDRPEGCPEKVYELMRDCWRWNPSERPSFAETHQAFETMFQESSISDEVEKELGKKGKKAILGPIQQAPQLPTKTRTLRKNMDNRDGDSPDLVDPEVAVSSPMLPRKERPLLDSNLNEDDRLIPKDKDKTRGSGFLSLIKKKKKNAPAPPKRSSSFREMDIHHDKRGVTPDPREGDSFNNGASLAVNDITHGLDSAKFLGPNNNGAGGITNGAPTYPGPLFPRKKGVPAVPGPGGKAATTPPSEEETMSNSKRFLWSSSMPTGSDGTEWKSVTLPRDLGQRHFDSGTFGGKPALPRKRTSEQKGENAPRMGTLTPPPRLNTSSDVSSAFLGKDTDPSPGSSPQALTPKVVRRPGLPGLENSKTSALHAELLKPNVFPALGAAGEECRARRNKHSGDSGRERGKLQKPKPAPPPPPTNSKTGKSSRSPTQELPSSLSTSDIKAKGLPSVSEPHHTTTASDQARSPLSEGSKKLPVGSTSKPQPLKTSTSSSSVTTSLSSQSLGGFPSSLTSPGDLSSPTAFIPLVNTRRSLRKTAPRQASERTPNSAVTREMVLEGTELLRAAICRNSEQTGSHSAVLEAGKNLSKYCVSFVDSIQQMRNKFAFREAINKLESSLRELQICPTATGGANAQQDFSKLLSSVKEISDIVQR
- the abl1 gene encoding tyrosine-protein kinase ABL1 isoform X4, yielding MKMLEICLKLVGCKSKKGLSSSSSCYLEEALQRPDFESQGLTEAARWNSKENLLAGPSENDPNLFVALYDFVASGDNTLSITKGEKLRVLGYNHNGEWCEAQTKNGQGWVPSNYITPVNSLEKHSWYHGPVSRNAAEYLLSSGINGSFLVRESESSPGQRSISLRYEGRVYHYRINTASDGKLYVSSESRFNTLAELVHHHSTVADGLITTLHYPAPKRNKPTIYGVSPNYDKWEMERTDITMKHKLGGGQYGEVYEGVWKKYNLTVAVKTLKEDTMEVEEFLKEAAVMKEIKHPNLVQLLGVCTREPPFYIITEFMTHGNLLDYLRECNREEVNAVVLLHMATQISSAMEYLEKKNFIHRDLAARNCLVGENHLVKVADFGLSRLMTGDTYTAHAGAKFPIKWTAPESLAYNKFSIKSDVWAFGVLLWEIATYGMSPYPGIDLSQVYELLEKDYRMDRPEGCPEKVYELMRDCWRWNPSERPSFAETHQAFETMFQESSISDEVEKELGKKGKKAILGPIQQAPQLPTKTRTLRKNMDNRDGDSPDLVDPEVAVSSPMLPRKERPLLDSNLNEDDRLIPKDKDKTRGSGFLSLIKKKKKNAPAPPKRSSSFREMDIHHDKRGVTPDPREGDSFNNGASLAVNDITHGLDSAKFLGPNNNGAGGITNGAPTYPGPLFPRKKGVPAVPGPGGKAATTPPSEEETMSNSKRFLWSSSMPTGSDGTEWKSVTLPRDLGQRHFDSGTFGGKPALPRKRTSEQKGENAPRMGTLTPPPRLNTSSDVSSAFLGKDTDPSPGSSPQALTPKVVRRPGLPGLENSKTSALHAELLKPNVFPALGAAGEECRARRNKHSGDSGRERGKLQKPKPAPPPPPTNSKTGKSSRSPTQELPSSLSTSDIKAKGLPSVSEPHHTTTASDQARSPLSEGSKKLPVGSTSKPQPLKTSTSSSSVTTSLSSQSLGGFPSSLTSPGDLSSPTAFIPLVNTRRSLRKTAPRQASERTPNSAVTREMVLEGTELLRAAICRNSEQTGSHSAVLEAGKNLSKYCVSFVDSIQQMRNKFAFREAINKLESSLRELQICPTATGGANAQQDFSKLLSSVKEISDIVQR
- the abl1 gene encoding tyrosine-protein kinase ABL1 isoform X3 — translated: MKMLEICLKLVGCKSKKGLSSSSSCYLEEALQRPDFESQGLTEAARWNSKENLLAGPSENDPNLFVALYDFVASGDNTLSITKGEKLRVLGYNHNGEWCEAQTKNGQGWVPSNYITPVNSLEKHSWYHGPVSRNAAEYLLSSGINGSFLVRESESSPGQRSISLRYEGRVYHYRINTASDGKNLFLLQLYVSSESRFNTLAELVHHHSTVADGLITTLHYPAPKRNKPTIYGVSPNYDKWEMERTDITMKHKLGGGQYGEVYEGVWKKYNLTVAVKTLKEDTMEVEEFLKEAAVMKEIKHPNLVQLLGVCTREPPFYIITEFMTHGNLLDYLRECNREEVNAVVLLHMATQISSAMEYLEKKNFIHRDLAARNCLVGENHLVKVADFGLSRLMTGDTYTAHAGAKFPIKWTAPESLAYNKFSIKSDVWAFGVLLWEIATYGMSPYPGIDLSQVYELLEKDYRMDRPEGCPEKVYELMRDCWRWNPSERPSFAETHQAFETMFQESSISDEVEKELGKKGKKAILGPIQQAPQLPTKTRTLRKNMDNRDGDSPDLVDPEVAVSSPMLPRKERPLLDSNLNEDDRLIPKDKDKTRGSGFLSLIKKKKKNAPAPPKRSSSFREMDIHHDKRGVTPDPREGDSFNNGASLAVNDITHGLDSAKFLGPNNNGAGGITNGAPTYPGPLFPRKKGVPAVPGPGGKAATTPPSEEETMSNSKRFLWSSSMPTGSDGTEWKSVTLPRDLGQRHFDSGTFGGKPALPRKRTSEQKGENAPRMGTLTPPPRLNTSSDVSSAFLGKDTDPSPGSSPQALTPKVVRRPGLPGLENSKTSALHAELLKPNVFPALGAAGEECRARRNKHSGDSGRERGKLQKPKPAPPPPPTNSKTGKSSRSPTQELPSSLSTSDIKAKGLPSVSEPHHTTTASDQARSPLSEGSKKLPVGSTSKPQPLKTSTSSSSVTTSLSSQSLGGFPSSLTSPGDLSSPTAFIPLVNTRRSLRKTAPRQASERTPNSAVTREMVLEGTELLRAAICRNSEQTGSHSAVLEAGKNLSKYCVSFVDSIQQMRNKFAFREAINKLESSLRELQICPTATGGANAQQDFSKLLSSVKEISDIVQR
- the abl1 gene encoding tyrosine-protein kinase ABL1 isoform X2; translated protein: MGQQPGKFVGEQRRPSLPAFIKGGRRESSRHGTQPCNVFAVHEALQRPDFESQGLTEAARWNSKENLLAGPSENDPNLFVALYDFVASGDNTLSITKGEKLRVLGYNHNGEWCEAQTKNGQGWVPSNYITPVNSLEKHSWYHGPVSRNAAEYLLSSGINGSFLVRESESSPGQRSISLRYEGRVYHYRINTASDGKLYVSSESRFNTLAELVHHHSTVADGLITTLHYPAPKRNKPTIYGVSPNYDKWEMERTDITMKHKLGGGQYGEVYEGVWKKYNLTVAVKTLKEDTMEVEEFLKEAAVMKEIKHPNLVQLLGVCTREPPFYIITEFMTHGNLLDYLRECNREEVNAVVLLHMATQISSAMEYLEKKNFIHRDLAARNCLVGENHLVKVADFGLSRLMTGDTYTAHAGAKFPIKWTAPESLAYNKFSIKSDVWAFGVLLWEIATYGMSPYPGIDLSQVYELLEKDYRMDRPEGCPEKVYELMRDCWRWNPSERPSFAETHQAFETMFQESSISDEVEKELGKKGKKAILGPIQQAPQLPTKTRTLRKNMDNRDGDSPDLVDPEVAVSSPMLPRKERPLLDSNLNEDDRLIPKDKDKTRGSGFLSLIKKKKKNAPAPPKRSSSFREMDIHHDKRGVTPDPREGDSFNNGASLAVNDITHGLDSAKFLGPNNNGAGGITNGAPTYPGPLFPRKKGVPAVPGPGGKAATTPPSEEETMSNSKRFLWSSSMPTGSDGTEWKSVTLPRDLGQRHFDSGTFGGKPALPRKRTSEQKGENAPRMGTLTPPPRLNTSSDVSSAFLGKDTDPSPGSSPQALTPKVVRRPGLPGLENSKTSALHAELLKPNVFPALGAAGEECRARRNKHSGDSGRERGKLQKPKPAPPPPPTNSKTGKSSRSPTQELPSSLSTSDIKAKGLPSVSEPHHTTTASDQARSPLSEGSKKLPVGSTSKPQPLKTSTSSSSVTTSLSSQSLGGFPSSLTSPGDLSSPTAFIPLVNTRRSLRKTAPRQASERTPNSAVTREMVLEGTELLRAAICRNSEQTGSHSAVLEAGKNLSKYCVSFVDSIQQMRNKFAFREAINKLESSLRELQICPTATGGANAQQDFSKLLSSVKEISDIVQR